Part of the Venturia canescens isolate UGA chromosome 2, ASM1945775v1, whole genome shotgun sequence genome is shown below.
ACAATACAAAATGCATACAAAATCACACTGGttagttaaaattttatttatttaaagcTTCCAAACTTTTTCGCTGTCCAAACGACGGGAACCGCTCTACTTCGGACCAGTCGGTAAAATACAGCTAGGGGGAACCGGGATTCCAGGCGAAAAGATAACGCTCGCTTGGTATAAAATTCTCCCTCGGATTTACTTCGGTAGCGTGTAGAGTACGCCAGACTTTACAATACGAATTCGCTTCGTTACGCGCTCACTTCGCCGCAGAATTCCGATACAATATTTACGTAACCATGCGTCTAATCGACACGCTCgtaataatacaaaaaaatttgtctaACCGACGTACAAGAAAAACCTCTACTATTGCTTCTAACCGACGTCTTTGAATCTTCGCTCTCTAATTCTGCGCCTAGCCGACGTCTCGGAATCTTCTTTGCCTAATGGGCCTTCTGCACAGATCTCGTATCATGAGAAGTATCGGAAATCGATGAGTAGGTCGAAGTGCGTGAACTCGTGCGCCCTGCGCGGAAAATCGACACTCCTCGTCGCTTCGCCCGGAGTGCTGCGCGATCGCTGGCGCGATGTTTAACAGAGATGCAGTTCTCGAGCGTATatggaaaatattaaaaaaaaaaaaatgattagacATTGCCATTCTTTCGACAATTGTCTAATCGTGACCATACTTTCGTAGTGCGCTAACGGCGCAGCAGCACGTTGTACCAAAAAAAGAGTGACAAGCTCTGTCGCCGAATTGACTCGCTCTCTTCACAGTTCCTGATTAAACTCTCAAAAagtacaaacattttttgtttctcatgTGGCAAACCCTTcaggaatacattttttttatataaaattatggttttgttgatttatttttctcttgtaattttttaattgcctTTTTGGAGGAACAAATCAAATCGCTTTTCATGGGGCTTTGGATGATCGCTTGAGTAGGCGATTTATTCTGCATCACGAGCGACTGGTTGATCGAATGAGAGTTTTCAGATATGGAATGGACTTTCTTGTGAGCAGCTGTTttgtgtatattttttcaatgacgtTTAATAGTAGGAATAATTATTTGCTTCTCATCTGATTTCAGCCTGAAACGAAGACACGAGCTATTTTTAGTGGGGACagcaaaatttcacgaaacaaTGTTGGTCTCGAGAAAAAGAGTTGCCTGCTGGGTAATGGACCAGTCCGTGGGATTTTCGACTGCGACAGCAACCACTCCAATCGATTTCCTCGCGCGTAGTCGGCAAAGTCGACGACTTTTTGATGGCCTCATGATAAGGACGGTTTGATTGAATTTCCATTTTCCACACAGATCTTATCCAATTTACAATTTCTACGAGTCGGCAAGTTACTCCTCGCATACGGCGAGAGCTCCAGGAATTTCAGACTGTTAAGAAGCTTGTTACGTTATACTATGAGAAAACAGCATGAATGCTGTGAAAGTACTGAAGCCAGTAGATTTACTGCTTCTAAAAATTAGTTCCAGGGGCGAGAAACTATTTTAAATCTAGAAAATTGCATGGTTTATGCTATAAAACCATGCGATCTCTTGCATGGTTTTTTGTTCACTCCCATGACACTTCCATACCATTTGACATAGGAATGAATGAATCAATGTTAAGATTTTCATTTGCATATCATTAACAAGGTTGCGAGATTATTCTCTGATTTCAATTTGTTAATTTGCAGTGCATCCGTATTTTAAATTCCGCTCCATTAATACGATTTTCACATGATAAATAAGATTCCGTCTTATTATTACAGGAATGAACATCGTGGAGGATCATCGTATTTCATTAGTCAATTCTCTTCGAAGATAGTCGATCGTCGGATGATAAATGAGCAACGGTGCATCCATGGCGAACATGAAATCGATGTGATTGAAAAGCTCCATTGGCACTTCGTGCAACTCAGCATTCTTCAATTCGTTTCCGAGTTTCTCAACGTCCTGTTTCAGGAAGCAAATCGATTACAATAATAGAAACATTAACGAGTGGGAATCTGTTGAACGAAAGTATCTGGAAAATCTCTCACCCTCGAGTCAGCGAGCCAATCGTTCTTGGCGTAAAAAATCATCCCCGGAACTTTGACATTCTCAATTTTATATCCTGGAGGTTCGACCGCTCCGTATTTGGCCAGATTCTTCTCCTCTTCGTAGTAATCGAACTGacgaaatttttctgaaaatattGTTATTCAATTGTCCGATACGAAATCGCTCAGTGACAGAATAATTCGAATTTTTACGTACTCGAAGTAAACTCCTGGGCGAAGTGAACAAATTGCTTCACTGAACTGCCTGCTGGCAAATGTCCCATGATTATCGGCACGATGGTCTACGCGAACGCAGAAAAAAGTGTCGTTATTCACGGATCAAGGGacataaatttataaaaacctgatcaaacaaacttttttttgacCTTGTTAATCTGGGCCGAGTCGTAACCAGTGACCATGAAAAGGGCATTACTGCATACGACCTGATAGAGGGTTCGCTTCTCGCAAACGTCTCTCCCAATTTTGGTGAGGAGTGCATTAGTCGGTAAGAAATcatgaacgttcagaaactgcaaggtccGCTGAAAAAGTGTATAAAATCTTTTGTAACTCCAATGGTTTTATCGTTCGAAAAACGTTTTCAGAAATCTGTGATTGCgagactcgttttttttacgatgAATCAGATGAaagccacttaaaaaattattcattcccAGCTTGTGTTttgagcagaaaaaaatgagtgttgTGACAGATTTGATTGATTGTTTCGTACGTATAACGGCGATGAAATCTTGGAGAAGAAATCCACTATTGGGCTGCGAACGTTGTTAGCATAAACAATCGGCGCGTAGGCGATAAACCTATTGATCTTGTCGTTGTACTGGGGCTTTTCAGATAGCATCACGAAAAACGATGTGGTGCCTTGCGAATGACCGATATAATTGATCTTCTCTTGACCGGTATTGGCTACTATGTAATCTACGGTAGCCGGTAGATCGTAATatcccatttcgtgaaatgagAAATCCCAGAATTTACTATCACTGCTCGAGAGATTCAAGTGCCCACGAGAATAGGTATTTCCTCGTGAGTTTCCCATCCAAACATCGTACCCTTCGTCCGCGAGAAAATATGCTGAAACCGATTATTGTCGCGATGAGTTTTCTCTCATGACTTTTCATCTGTCCGACGTTCATTTGAGGGGAGTGTGATGCGAGGAAAAggcttttttcataaatgaaatttcgttgcttacgagttgaaaaaaaatatgaagtcTAACGTACCGAGAGATTTCGAGGGTCCCATGAGGATCCAAACTGCCGAACTCGACAGTATTCCGTGCTGCAAGAAAACCACCGGTTTTCCTCTTCCCGGTGGATACCTTTTGCCTCCGGTAATTCGATGCACTGACAGCAAATATCCATCTTCCGTCCGAACGTGGTGTAATTCAGCCGTGTATCCATATTTCGTGATCAATTGTAACTGCACATAAGTTAAGACAGCATTGTTTGAACATCGATCGcgtatttttctcagcaatttaTCGGTATCGAAATATTGTTTTGTTCTACCAACCGCATCAAGATAAACGTCAGGATGATTGATcatctttgaaaaatcattgaggCTCAGAGTTGGCGCCACCATCGTCACAATAATGCCCCAAGCTCGGAGAACCGTGTTCTGCAAGTTATTTTTAACTGAATAATGGCTTctgattgtttttatttttttttcattatacaaATAACTCGAGACTTTCGAGCTTTATCTCAATTCGAAGATGCTAACATTTATATTCTTTTCGGATCGAAGCTCTTGTGATGCGTTGGACAAGCAATTGGTCACGCGAACAAAGACCGAATGTACGAACCTTCAAATTTCTGACTGAAGGATCATCGATGATGAGGTCGACCCTTTTACCGAGAAGATCGATGCTCTCGACTATTTTCTCGTAACTACCTACGAGTCGAGACAGTAAAGATTTGTTTATAAACATTTTctgttattttgtttttccattgttGCTTCTGGACTCACGTGTCAGATAATTCTTTCCCTTGTAATACAATTTCTTGACAGTTTTCACGCCTGGTATATACTCCAGCCATTTCGATACCTTCGACTAGGAAAATTTAGAGAATGAATATCGTGCCAAAGCTACGATCGTATCGATCATTTACGTACTTGCTCCCACTTGGCGATCGGTGTGGAGATCGCAAAAAACTGGACGGTGCCATTAAGATTACCCATCACCAGTAATTCTGTCTGATTAGTAGCCACGAAAATGCAGTGAGCCACTCGCTCCAAACGTTCTCGTTCCGCTGTCCGACTCCTTGAAAAATAGTTTCAagttattttcactttttgccAGTACAAACAATGAATATTAATCGGAAACCGAAATCCCTGAGATTTATAAAAACTGATGGACCATTAtcctattttatttcaaccGAATATCGTGCCCATTCCGTATAGAATCTTGACCCTGAGCCCGAGATTTCGTTTATTGATCTCATTGCCAGATGTCGAGTCTCTTCAACGGagttgaagtaaaaaataattttgcagTGCAAAATAAGTGGATTTCAATAATAAACGATTCTCGCGTTTAGTTTGATTAGTAATCATACATTATCAAATCTTCCATCATGCTCGAATTGCTCAATCCGAGCCACACATCGTAGCCTTGATCCACGAGTAAATACActgaaaacgaaaatgattttcttcaatattctGCGAGTCCGAACGGTACCGTCGAGctgaagttatgttttcacaCCGATTGCAATTTTCAGTTTGTTCACGGTGCACGGTTGAGAATCGCACAGTATTCCATGTTCGATGAAAGATACTCGTTTTCCTGGAGTCTTCGGCGACTTTGGTCCTCCAGGGATCCGATACATGGTTGCACCGATCGAGGGATCCGCGTTGTCACGATCGAGTGCAGGATCCGTAGAGGCCGACAATGTAGCCGGGCACTCGTGCAATTCGACCTCATATTCCGGCAGTACATTAAGCTGGAACTggattataaaattatcgcATCTGATCTTGAGCGCAAAACAATTTAAAAGAAGCGAACGAATGATCGAAAACCCTTAAATTTACCTTATTAGTCTCAGGCTTTTCGAAGTATTCGGTTACATAATTAATCGCCTCCGAGCTCAAACTGTCCTTGACGAAAAGAGCGAGTGTCGCGAGGACAGCGATAGCGCTAAAACTCATAATCACGATTAAGGGGCGTGGGTATCGGGCCGTAAATTTCCTTCGCGAATTCACACTCGGTGAATATTCACCGTAAATATAATTACTCAACACGCTCGAGCCGCGGGATGATTTGTCACTACTCTCAAACTGATGATAACTCTCCGTGATACTCGTCACGGGAGTCTGGCGAGCTGCTGCTAACCCAGACCTTTTAGCCATGATCTGACCGATGAACCGACCTCTTGCAGATAAATACTTTTTCTCTATACTTACAGAATTTCCATCgctcgtgtatatatataatggaGCCACAACCCACACACGCGGATTCGTGCACAAACTCAGCATCGATGTACAAAGTGTACGAAAAGTCGACACTCATTTCGTCGCCGCAATTACGACCAATCTGCTCCGAGCAACAGCAATTTTCtacgattgaaaaaacttttttacaaaaaagttcGATGTTTGGAAATAATTTCTCAAAGCGCACGAGAAAATGGGTTTTCTCCTACGAATTTCACACTTTCCTTTTCATCTTTCACGAGAAGCTGCATCACGCCAGCGGTGGAGTGATCTTCGGGGAATTGCAGATTTCTCATATGAACAGCTGGACTTCCAtttccaacgttttttcatgCCTTCCATGTTCTCGGAAAAGTAACTCGCAACGTTCCGAACACCGTGTATCTTTGCGCATGGACGAAACTGACTCATATCCGATTCTTCGTATCCACTAAACTCAACAAACCGGAAACAAACTGATAACTATCCGATTGCATATAGGGACATAACATATGCGTCATTAGACGAAAACAAGGAGCGCAATTTCCTTCGAAAACAAACGATCGCTTCATTTCCAAGCCGCTCTTTCAACCGGCGATTTTTTAACCCAATTTatttacgatattttttcaactgtcgtaaattgattatttttcatgtgGAATTGCGTCTTgacataaaaatttgaaaacctTTTGGATATTCAGTGGGATCGCACATGAAACTTGGAGCATTAACGACGATTCGTTTATTGACTTGTGTAAGCTCATGCAATACAGTTATATACTCATGAACAAACCTACATTCGAGCATTTATCAGTCACGGTGTGTCACAAAATGATGATTCATTCGTACAGGTTTAGCCTTCCTGCTGGATTTGCCCTTCGTGGATAATGGAAGTGAATGGGAGACCGAAATTCTAGAAAGTGTTTCGATGTTTCCTTATTTTTACGGACGGAGGTTTTTCCTGTTATCTTGGGCATTCGGATAACGGTACTTGGCATCACattattttatcttttcattAGATTAGTCGATAGGATCGACGCCACGGGCGAGGCAGCGAATCTTCACTTGGCAAATATGAACTACGTAAAAAGCTGTGGACAAAATATGTACAAAGAAGCGAAGTATTTTCACTAGAAACGACGAATAAATGATGTCACAAATTCTCCTTTGCAGCTCTCGCGCTTCAGTTTCGATAATTGTGCATCAAGCCGACAAGCTTATCGTAAATCAGCTGCCTGCCATCGGTTGCCCACAAGAAATCGAGATGGCAAAACTTTTCGTGTGGCACTCGGAATTTGCCAACAGGATTGCCAAGTTCCTTGTGCAATCGGTCAACATCCTTTGGATTAACGAACATGTCGTTGGACGAATAATGGAGGGATATTGGTACCTTGATCTTCGAAAGATCGTAGTGCGGTGGTGTGAGGCGTTTGTATTTCCTCCAGTTTCCAAACCAGCCATGATCGTACtgttggaatttttctgcgacAATGTCGAATGAACATTAATATTCTTCTTGATGTTTTGGCTGTGAGGGAGTGAGAAATGATGAGAAAAACTGCGGACTTACGAGCCTTTATCAGTTGGCCATAATGGACGACCTGCTTGACGGACGAGCCCGCAGGAACGTGTCCCAATATCGCTGGCAGCATCGTCTTGTTCAGTTGGTCCGAACCGAAACCAGCAATGAGGAAAATTACGTTCATGCAAACCGGCTGAGTCCAAGCCTTCTCGTCGCAAACCAGCTTCATCACTTCGTTGACCACTTCTGGCGTCGGTTGGAACTCGTTGAATCCGAGAAGCCTCATCAGAAGCTGAGGAGTCAGAAGAATAGTCGAGATTGTAATTGGGTGGGCAGAAATCGACTTTTTTGACAGACGGTTCGTGACTCATCGTCAACGTTACCTCAATATTGTTCGCGAATCTCGCAATTACTTGGTAGAAAGGACTCGTCATGTGGGTCATATAAGCGACGGGAGCAAGTGCGAACAtcgcttttattttattttgatattCCGGATGCTCCGATGCCATTACAAAGAAACCAGTCGTACCCTGGCTGTGACCCACGTAAATGAGCTGCTCTTGGTCCGCTTCCTTCAGAATGTAGTCGATCATTGCTGGAATATCGTGGCATCCCATTTCGTGCCATCtgttttgacaaaaatattgtttctcCTTTATTTGTaagttttttataattattcttTGATGAAATTGTTGAAAGAATTGGTGAATTGGATTTTAAACCAGTTTCCCATTCGAAGATCTCGGATAAAAGTTTCGTTTTATTCTGTGAACATTTCTTAGGACTCCAAAGTTTTGGGGTATCCAATAAGTTGAATTGCTATTTCCAGAGaggcgaataaaaatgaatttttcatcgatcaaCTCTAATCAAATCGAAACCCGAGTCACTTACGAGAATTGCCAAAATTCCGTATCGAGTGTTGAGTATTTCTTATGCTTTCGGGAAAAAGTGTTGCCTCGAGTATTGCCCAACCAGACGTCGTAACCTTCATCAGCTAAGAGGTAAGCTAACGGGGGAAAAAACGCATCAGTTTTACGTCAGCTCATCGATATTTCGACTGAATCCCATCATGCACAAACTGTTTACCTAACGCACGGTGTGGCCCGGTTATAACCCAATCGGCGGAACTACTGAGCAATCCGTGCATCAAAAATACGACTGGCTTGCCCTCAGCTTTGGCATTGTTGTTAGGCCCAGTGATTCTATGAAGCTCCAAGATGTATCCGTCGTCAGTTGTCGCATAATGCATCTCAGGGTTGTATCCGTATTTCTGTATCAGTTGTCTCTGCAAAATGTTTATTTACTTTCACTTTTTTGGGTTGTAAGaactttgcaaatttttttcatcctcggtTTTTGTACTACTGACAAATATTTCTacgtttttacatttttcacggTTCATCGTGAAGTATTccattttatgaaatattgATGGATATTATTAATATCCATTATAAATGGGATTTTTTTCTGCGCACGTCCATAGTCGCAATCGCGAGTAAAGAAAAGTCTCATTTTGGGCTCAATTTGCTTGCCATTTTGGTCCCGAGTTTCACTCGGGGCTTTCTTTCGTCTGTTTGCTTGATTTGCTGATTCGTTGTTGAAAGTATCAAATAATCGATTCATGggtcgatcaataaaaaaaaaaaaaacaatttttttcatcagacTGAAATGTGAAagttgacaagagcgattgtTAGATGCCACATTATTTATACTCACGGTCGAGAGATCGGCATCTTCATTGTATTCGAGAACATCTGAGCGTGAGATGACAGCGGCCTCGACGACGAAGAAGCCGAAAACGGCGAATGCAAAGTATTTTGGATCTAGCATAACGATGGCTGAAAACTCGACTGACCGATTTCGTTACTCttgcttatttatttatatacaaaaaCACACGTACTTCCAACAAATCGATCTTACAATCTGATTCCTTCGATCTTGATAATTGAAGCCTCAGCAGCGTCCCTCGGTTGATCGATAAGTTTGCACGATTCGCCCGGAAGATAttgtcgtgttttttttttt
Proteins encoded:
- the LOC122406069 gene encoding lipase 3-like; amino-acid sequence: MAKRSGLAAARQTPVTSITESYHQFESSDKSSRGSSVLSNYIYGEYSPSVNSRRKFTARYPRPLIVIMSFSAIAVLATLALFVKDSLSSEAINYVTEYFEKPETNKFQLNVLPEYEVELHECPATLSASTDPALDRDNADPSIGATMYRIPGGPKSPKTPGKRVSFIEHGILCDSQPCTVNKLKIAIVYLLVDQGYDVWLGLSNSSMMEDLIMSRTAERERLERVAHCIFVATNQTELLVMGNLNGTVQFFAISTPIAKWEQSKVSKWLEYIPGVKTVKKLYYKGKNYLTRSYEKIVESIDLLGKRVDLIIDDPSVRNLKNTVLRAWGIIVTMVAPTLSLNDFSKMINHPDVYLDALQLITKYGYTAELHHVRTEDGYLLSVHRITGGKRYPPGRGKPVVFLQHGILSSSAVWILMGPSKSLAYFLADEGYDVWMGNSRGNTYSRGHLNLSSSDSKFWDFSFHEMGYYDLPATVDYIVANTGQEKINYIGHSQGTTSFFVMLSEKPQYNDKINRFIAYAPIVYANNVRSPIVDFFSKISSPLYRTLQFLNVHDFLPTNALLTKIGRDVCEKRTLYQVVCSNALFMVTGYDSAQINKTIVPIIMGHLPAGSSVKQFVHFAQEFTSKKFRQFDYYEEEKNLAKYGAVEPPGYKIENVKVPGMIFYAKNDWLADSRDVEKLGNELKNAELHEVPMELFNHIDFMFAMDAPLLIYHPTIDYLRRELTNEIR
- the LOC122407215 gene encoding uncharacterized protein; translation: MKGFGRKVFVLIVVLIGSTKTFAQSGLVGNIEDSNPNEDADLTTRELIKKYGYHGESHFVTTDDGYILEMHRITGPNDNAKAEGKQPILMVHAFLSSSTDWIITGPQRALAYLLADAGYDVWMANLRGNSFSRHHVKYSSLNKEFWQFSWHENGVSDLPATIDYVLENTGREELIYLGYSMGTSAFWVMAIERPEYQEKIKAMFALAPVAYVAHARSIFYQFFSTFSNSIEKLSFLLGRYQFDPSSDVLKAIAALACHDDAWTQPLCTNIMFLIGGFGSDHLNTTMLPVILAHAPAGGAVKQFVHYLQLVRDQEFQQYDHGFWGNWKKYKQLRPPRYDLSKVKVPVYLHYSTNDWMADPTDVDHLYRELGNPVGKFLVPHGSFGHLDFAWAKDAKELLYDELISYINKYKNRSVEFSAIVMLDPKYFAFAVFGFFVVEAAVISRSDVLEYNEDADLSTRQLIQKYGYNPEMHYATTDDGYILELHRITGPNNNAKAEGKPVVFLMHGLLSSSADWVITGPHRALAYLLADEGYDVWLGNTRGNTFSRKHKKYSTLDTEFWQFSWHEMGCHDIPAMIDYILKEADQEQLIYVGHSQGTTGFFVMASEHPEYQNKIKAMFALAPVAYMTHMTSPFYQVIARFANNIELLMRLLGFNEFQPTPEVVNEVMKLVCDEKAWTQPVCMNVIFLIAGFGSDQLNKTMLPAILGHVPAGSSVKQVVHYGQLIKAQKFQQYDHGWFGNWRKYKRLTPPHYDLSKIKVPISLHYSSNDMFVNPKDVDRLHKELGNPVGKFRVPHEKFCHLDFLWATDGRQLIYDKLVGLMHNYRN